A segment of the Methanomassiliicoccaceae archaeon DOK genome:
GGTTCAGGGGGGTCACCGGGAACAGGTGGAAGATGATCTACGCCTGGGTCAACAAGGAGTTCAAGAACCTCGCCAGGTACGCCGACGCCGGGATCCCGGTGCCGGAGCCGATCACGTTCGCCCAGAACTGCCTGCTTATGGAGTTCATCGGCGACGAGACGGGGCCCTGCCCCCAGCTGAGGGACGTGGTCCTGGAGGACCCGACCGACACCTACGACGAGGTGATCTCGTTCATCATCGACGGGTGGCAGGAGGCGCACCTCGTCCACGGGGACCTGAGCGAGTACAACATCCTGATGCAGGACGGGCAGCCGATAATGATCGACGTCGGCCAGGCCATGACCACGGACCACTACAACGCCAGGGAGCTGCTGGAGAGGGACATCAGGAACATCAACGCGTTCTTCAGGAAGAGGGGCGCGGACGTCATCGACGACAAAGTGGTCTTCGACGAGACCGTCAACGGGACGGACGACGACGAGGACGAAGAGGAGGAAGAGGAATGAGATCCATTAGGATACCCGCAGACAGGGTGGGTACGCTCATCGGAAAGGGCGGGGAGACGAAGAAGACCCTCCAGGAGATTTCCGGAATCAAGCTCGATATCGACACCGAGGAGGGCGAGGTCCTGATTCACGACGACGTGGAGCTCGAGGATCCCGTCATGGCACTGAAGATCCAGGACGTCATCAAAGCCGTCGGGAGGGGGTTCAACCCCGAGAAGGCCATGAGACTGTTCGACGACGACGAGTACCTGGAGGTCGTCGACCTGAAGGAGTTCGTCGGCGAGAGGAGCAACCAGATCACCAGGATAAGAGGCAGGCTCATCGGCAAGGACGGTAAGACC
Coding sequences within it:
- a CDS encoding serine protein kinase RIO → MTSYEEAYAYLERHVDALKTNRTGDERQTDAEVFDKKTLLTIYDMMTSGYIDLVHYPVSTGKEGNVFYVTDEDGEGFALKIFRTSTSTFKRVSKYVEGDPRFRGVTGNRWKMIYAWVNKEFKNLARYADAGIPVPEPITFAQNCLLMEFIGDETGPCPQLRDVVLEDPTDTYDEVISFIIDGWQEAHLVHGDLSEYNILMQDGQPIMIDVGQAMTTDHYNARELLERDIRNINAFFRKRGADVIDDKVVFDETVNGTDDDEDEEEEEE
- a CDS encoding RNA-processing protein (similar to yeast Dim2p protein that is essential for 40S ribosomal subunit; structural studies show binding to 3' end of 16S rRNA in complex with archaeal IF2 alpha), whose translation is MRSIRIPADRVGTLIGKGGETKKTLQEISGIKLDIDTEEGEVLIHDDVELEDPVMALKIQDVIKAVGRGFNPEKAMRLFDDDEYLEVVDLKEFVGERSNQITRIRGRLIGKDGKTRRIIEDLTGCDMMIYGNTVSLIGNSISLPVAKHAVELILQGSEHATVYHYLESQRPRLRIAEMGFDL